The Solanum lycopersicum chromosome 2, SLM_r2.1 DNA window CCTTGGATAATTATCCATTTCTTTCTTCTAGTTTTCTTTACTTGTCTAATTTGTTGCCCCCACATATTTGAGTTTGTATAAATTTGTTACCTTCAAATTGTTTGGGAACCCTGTTCTACACAAAAATGAAATAGTTGGTCCAGAAGTTTCTCCACTGAGCTCATACTTCtacaaactcaaattttatCTTGAATCCGTCTTTTAGATAACAGTTGACACATCAATCTGATCATAATTTTGCAACAAAACTTTATTGAGAGCTGTACACAACCTAAAGTCTACTCATATATTACTTGACATATATGaagttttcttttatgattCTACACTTCGAGCAAACCCCCatagaaaaaggaaagaacGTTTTATTGAATCTAAGGTACCAACCAAAGGAGGGACAGAGAAGGGATAATGCAGTGGGAAAACATGAGTTTCCAGAGTCTCAAACCAAAATAGACAGAAGGACAGACATGGACAAAGCTGTATGATAAGTTCAGTTGCTCTAACTCGCCAAGTGCACAAGTAACATGAAATACACAAGAAAGAATGCAAAGAGGAAACACTGTTGAGTCAGTCCCATCACTGGGCTTCATCCACAACTAATAATAACACGGATTAACTAACTTCATAACACAAAAGTGAACTGAACCAGATTACAACAATCTACAAGTAAAACATCTATCACATCATCCATTTACCCCTTTGTTTCTTTCCTaagaattttcttttcaaaatttgtgcGCATGGAACTACTTCCTCATCTGTGTGAAGAGTTGAGAAGGTGGTCTTGCAGTAGCTGAACTCCCACCGAATGCAGGGAAGCCACTACCACCACTTTGTTGGCTGCTAAAAGCTCCAAAACCACCACCTTTCAAAATTTAGCAGAACAGAAAAAATCAAGTCAACAAGCGTATCATTACCATGTTACGTAACCTATATCAAAgattataatatttcaaatcatTTGAGTCACACGGTATCTTGTGTACCATGGATAAAAGAGAGAACAATACTCCTCAGTCACTTTCCAAAAGAAAAACACCGTCAAAACAGTTTCATCATTTTTTCACAAGATTCTTCATAATGAAGAATGGACTCACTTCTCTTTGCTGCTTTAAAACTTCACATTTTACTTATATGTAAATCAAACAGGACTGATTAGGTTGAAGTATAGCAGAGCTACATACCTGAAAAGCCTGAACCACCACCAGTTGGAGCAGCAAATCCACCACCAGCTGCAGCAGCAGCTCCAAATCCACCAGCAGATGTGGCAGCGGCTGCAAATCCACCAGCACCTGTGGCAGCAGCAGCAAATCCACCACTGGGTGCAGCAGAAGCACCGAATCCAACACCACCAGAACTCAGATTGGAAAACCCACCTCCGAAACCACCAGCAGAGCTATTGCTCATAAAACCTCCGCCAAAAGAGCTTGCAGATCCCACACCAGTTCCGGGTATTCCAGCACCAAGCTGCCTTGATTGTCCAAAAGTACCAAGAACTGAACCTAAAGCATGCTGCCCTTGTCCAACCTGAGCCGGCTGGCCAAACCCACTCACTGCTGGAGCCTGACTCGTGGAAGTGAGGCTAAAGCTACCAGGAAAGGCACCAAAATTTGCAGGTGCTGATGGTTGAGGTGGCTGTATTGGTTGAAAACTAAATGACGCTGGTCGAAATAACTCACTGCTTGAAGCTGTACTTGTAAATAAGGAGTTTGCTGGAGATGAAGCTTTATTCGGTGACATAACACCAAATGGATTAGGTTTTGTAGAAACTGGAGTAGCAGCAGATCCAATACCAAACCCAGCCAAGTTACCCAGTGCATTCTCCTTCATCTGATTATTCTCAGGAGCTTCCTCTTCCATGTCATCCTCATGGGTGACAACATCTGAACAACCACTCTTCACTGATGGTGGAATGGAAGAACCAGAAAATGGCTGTCCAGGTATAGGTATCAAACCAACATTTGAGACTTGACTTGATTCCGCACGAGGATGGACCTGACTTGCAGATTTCAAACTGGGCGACTGTTCATTTGATTGTACCAAAGGTCCAGCTTGTGATTTAGGCACACTGAACAATACCACAGGCTGTGAAGCTGGATCTTGTGGTGTATCTATCTTTGTACTTAGATTCGCAAGTGAAGCTGGTTTATCGGAATTTGTATCAGCCTTTTTATCAAGTATGGCAACCAAAGGTCGAGACAGGATTGTTGGGGACTCAGACCTTGTACTATCTGAAGAAGGTGTAATGGGTAAGGTATCCAATTTTTGAGTGCTTTGAAGAGATGACGACTGCGTCAGAGAAGCTACTGATGATTGAGAGATCTTTTGATTGGAACCTATACTGGCTTTAGAAACGGATTCGAATGATGTCCACGGGGATGATATTGGTGACAACATTGGCTCTTGTGAAGAAGATAAAGATGCTGACGGCATGATTTTTACATGCGAAGAGGAACTATGTGTTGATTCTTGGGCAGATAATGAAATCTCACTACCTTGGCTTTTATTCACAACTTCTGAGTGTATAAACTTAGCAGACAGAGTGAAGGCAGAATTAGCCGCAGCAGCAGCAGTTGGTAAAGAATAGTTAAGATTACTGTTAGATTCAAACTGTGCACTTCCACTAGTCACCGGTGCATTTTTCCAATCTCTGACAGGTTTGGTGATTCCAGGTTTACCATCAGCATTTGAAGTATCAATTGTAAAGTTGGGTTTGGTGATTCCAGGTTTACCATCAGCATTTGAAGTATCAATTGTGAACTTGGGTTTGGTGATTCCAGGTTTACCATCAGCATTTGAAGTATCAATTGTAAACTTGATTGGGGCCAATGTCTGTGCAGGAGGACCTGACGAATTTGGTTGCTGCATTCTGTTCCCTGATTGCTGAATAGCCCCTGGTCCACCTGTTTGCACAATATCTTTAAGTGGTATTGTGCTTCTGCCTGATCTTGTCGTAGCAAGATTGTGAGTATCTACTAAACCATATTGGCTAGTAACTCCGGTCAACTGTGACTCATGCTGCAGTGAAGATACTGGAGAAATCATTGGTGGCGTTTCAGCTGCATGTCTTGGAAGTACATCTGCCCATtggaaaaaagaatttttagtgGACTGGTTTGCTGGTATATCGTGAAGACCTACATATATTTTAGcaaaatacattatattcatTTACTGAACACATTTAGCATATTTATTAGTTTAGGTTGGGAACCTTGGCTTCTAACTTGCTCTGGAGAGATGGAAGAGGCACTGAAGATATTTGATTGAGCAGTCGCTGATCTCTCGCGCATCCTAGACTGGTGATGTTTCTTATCCAGTGACAAAGATGACTTATTTGAAGTTTCCTTCGGGCGATCTTCTTGAAGAACAATCCTTTTCACAGTTGTTTTGGGAGTTTCAAAGCTTGCCCAATTCTGCCAAAAGGTCAAAAAAGATACCGCAAGTTAAGCttaaaacaaaatgaatgaTACTACCACTTGATTATCTAGCCATGAAAATGCTAAATACCAAGTATAGTTCTGATGGTACCAATTTAAGGAATGCGACAAGGGAAACTTTAGCTCAAGGAATAATGAAGCTCCACGTCTTTGAAAATAGGACAACAATATTATTTTCCAATTGGAacaataatttgaatagatGCTTAAGTTTGTCCTCTTAATTACACGTTCCAAGTACATACTCCACACGAATCTGCATAATTTACTCAATGGATTAACAGTCAGCAAAACAAAACTATTTTTACTTTCATGTCTTACTATGTAATCTAGTATTCAGATTGCCCGGCTACTTTTGTCTTTCTTTTGCTTTGCATATTGTAAGTGCATATACCATTGTACTCGCTAATTGCTGAAAGATGTCACTGACAGAACCTACTTTAAACCAATTACTCTTAGATTATCATCCCAAGTTTAAGATAATTATGTGTAGTACCAAAGCCCAAAATGTTctgtttttcttttagttttaaaatatgcaTTCCTTAATCCTTATGTCACAAATTTATGTGACACACTTTCCTTTCTAATTGGTCCCAAAAGGAATGACATATTTCCTCACTTGACAGATGTTTGATGACACTTGTCAACATTTTACCCATGTTGGGTCCCACTTATTGGCAAAATGTCCACAAAGGTGTActcttttattaataattcatttatttgaCGGGTAGTTTTGAAACATATCAAAGTCTTCCCATATTTCTTAAATTCTGTGCCCAGTCAAGCCAAATCTGACTTATGATAAGTCTGCATGTTTCATTAAACAGGCCACAACTACCTTGTTACATGTCAGACACGTCTTATCCTATGCAGTTGACATCCTCCAACTGTTGAgctaatttgaaattcaaaatacaaGTCTAACTAATCATGTAGATAATACCACAAATGGCTGGAAATCAAGGAACTGCCGTACTACCATGGCATGTGCACGGCACACGCAGGCAACCTTCAAATCTGGCACCAAATGCACACTCTCGCTCCCAGCTTCGCGTCTTTGCCCACATGTCTGCCTTGTGCATAGGTTCTCCAGTTGTTATGGGTTAACTTTTCCTCGTTTGACTCCACACAGCAGTCACGCACCTACGACTTAGCCCTCTTCTTTTTCCATAAGTTTGGTTCAACACTCAGATTATTTATGGCATATGAAATCACAACATAAGGCACATACAAGAATCGCTTCCCAACTTTGTATTTTAACTTGTGCCAAAAAGAAGCACACAGAACTCAGCCTTTCAAAGCTCAGCCAACAAAGCTAAATCTGGCCTGTAACATCAAATAGGCCATAACCGCTTGTCACACGCCAGGCACATGTCTTGTCATCTATGCAGTTGGGGGTAACCCAACTGCTTCATGATATAAGTCTTACTAATCCTGTAGCATCAACATCtggaaattaaaaaaactatccAATATCCGAAGCATGTGCACGTGTGCAGGTTCTGCATCGCACAACTTGTAATTGGTACCCAATCCCCTTACTCGCCTGCCTTGCCCAGGTCATAGTCCACACGACGTTGTATACTCCGGCTGAATCTGTCTGATAGGCTAAAGATACACCCCACCTTCCATGTCAGTTTTCTGAAGTCATTTCATGAAGATGCTAGGGATCCCAGCAAGGTTGGCATCCAGACGTGCCCCTCCTGTTGTGCAGTAGCAATCTGAGGGAGAGATTGAGAAGATGTTGGATCACCAGACATTGGGTCATAGCAAGAAGAATCGGCGGATAGAACCTCTGGTTCAATGGAAGGGCAAACCAGTGTGTGATGGTCCAGGTCATAGTCCACAAACTTGTCTCAGCCACGACCATAGCCTTGCCTAGAGCAGCCCTTGTCATGCCTTATTCACACCACCGTCAAGGTCTTGTCATGACCTGCCGGCAGTCTTGCCTTAAGTAAAGTTGATCTTAACCGAAGTCATTTGGTCATGACTAGGTTCATCATGTAAATCCCTAGCCATCAAAACCTCCCCCACTAAATGAGCTCGTCGTCCTTGACAAGGCAGAATCTATGTACGCCTTGACTTCATCTTCAAACTGCCACAATTATGGTCCTCTCTCCCAACTAAAATCACACCGGTTTGCCCACCAGAAATTCATTCTATGCACTGATTCTTCTTGCTAGTGGTCATCCAAGATCTTCTCAATCTCTTCCTCATAGTGCTTCCGCACAACAGGAAGGGCACATCTGGATGCCGAACTTGCTGGATCCCCAGCATCTTCATGAAATGACTTCAGAAAACTCACATGGAAGGTGGGGTATATCTTCCGCCTATCCGAAAGGTTCAACCGGAGTCATACGTGCATGACTTCTTTGTGGCGTTGAACCACCATAAGTTGACCCCATAACAACTGGAGAACCTGCGCACAATGCAGGCACATGGGGAAGGCATGAAGCTGGGTGCCAGAGTAGACATTTTGGCACCAGATGTGAAGGTCGCCTGCGTGTGCCACGCACATGCATCGACAGTAGGGAAGTTCCGAGATTTTCAGCCGTTTCTGGCATTGTCAGCAAGATAAGTACACttgtattttgaattcaaattggCCTCGCAGTTCAGGGATGTCAACTGCAAAGGATAAGACATGTGACTAAGGTGTTGTGGCCTATATAATGGCACCAACCTGAGTAGCGCACCAAAGAAATACGAAAGCTGACCCATTTTCTTCCCAAATACCATTCAGCATAATGAAATCAAGGAACTTTCAGTATAATCATAAACCTTTCCAAGATCTAGCTTGCCAATACTCTTCGTACACTCTGCTTCTTTCTCGAATCTACCACTTTGTTTGCCACCAAAGTTGCATCCAAGATCTCCTACCTTCCACAAAAGCATTTTGTGAAGATGAAACAAACTTATTCAAGACCTTCTTGAGTCTAATATAAAGCACTGTTAGAAACTAATAGGTCTATTATTCCCGATGCACGTAGCTCCCTCCCGTTTAGGGGTAATGCCGATGAATAAAACACTTAAGCTCCTCTAAAATTCCCCTCTTTCCTGGAACTCATTGATGGTCTGAATAATATCGCTATTAGCTGTACTCCAACAATTTTGGAAGAAAGCCAAAGTAAATCCGTCAGAGCCCGGGACCTTGTCTAATACTACACAACTATACAACACAACTGTGTTAAAATTCACTCCCTCATGTGCACAATAAGTGGAGTAATGAAAGCTTTAAAGTAGTCAGATCAGCTATAAATAACAGCAAcaaatatgatgttttatgCAATAAAGCAGTGGCCCACCTAAAGGTGTTCCAGGTGTCAAGTTGGAGAAATTTTATCAGCATCTCAAGAGAAGGTCGGAATATTACCCGATCAAGTGAGTCACGGCGTCTCCTAGCTGTCTCTGGCTCAAGGCTCTTCACAGGACTTGGCTTCTTTCTCCTGGATCGTTCTTTAACAGCAAGAAAGACTGATAGTTCCTTGTTAAAAGGTGTATTTTCAGCCTTTTCCCTAGCTGGAGACTTGTGAGAAGCACCATCATAGGGTAAACCAATTGTTTCAAACAATTCCTTCCTAATATTCTGACCTTTTGCAGGAGAATCTATGCTCAAATCAGTCATTAGTTTCGAGAGACTTTCAGAAAGTTGCTCTGCTACTACTAGCTGTGTAGTCATTGTATTACGTAAATTGTGCAAGGACTGAAAATTCCTGAAATGCAAATAGCTCCAACATTCACCCAAACTTTAATCAATAAAGATGAGAAAAACAAGGTTCTGGTACAGAGGGAATGCAGGTTGGAGAAGCGAATTTGTTCTTCTCACGAAAAGAAAGTTTAAGCAGTACATGCAATCATATTGAAGTGTTTGTAAAAAGTAGACAATCATAACTAAGATAGACCTAATTGTGTAGCCAAAGAGAACAGGAGAACACCAATACCTGGGTTGTCCAGGCCTGCTCTGGAAAcctcttttatttgtttgtatccTGTCAGTGTCGCCAAACTTATTCAACTCGAGAGTGTTGAAATGTCTCTCCAATTCAATCAGCTGGCTGGTCAAGCTCTACGTAAAGTAGAAAATCAGAAGTGATGAGGAAAACATTAGGAAGGGAAGGAACAAAAGCATTGACATTGATCATTCTGATGGTACCTTATTAACTTCGTTTACATGTTGCCTCTTTAACTCCAGCTCAGAACATAGTTTCTGGCGATTCCAGAGATTCCAATACCGTTCATCAGTAGCTTGCTTAAATATTTCTTCCATGTATACTTTCCTTGCCAAAActggaaataaaaaataaaaataattatttttaaaaaagagaggATACATAATATATCATAATGATGACATCATTGTCATCAACAATAATAACTACGCCTCAGACCCAAATAAGTTGGGATTGACGATATGAATCTCCACTTTTTGTCATTTCGTATCAACATCATACtaagtaaaataaaagttaaaaataagttttatatatcattttgttaCTAGTAAGTGGCCAGAAGCAGGCCGCTGTCCCTCAACATGTCTGCTTCTAGCCGAGGgaaattcaatattttctcCGTCTTACTTGTCTTTTTAGAAtgttatatattcaaaaattacgaaaaaatttctataaatcacaataattaacaacttaaaacaTTTAAGAGACATAAAAAAGTCGGTTGACTCGAAATTTTATCAAtgccacataaattgggacagagAGAGTGACATATATTATCTGAAAATGatgtaaaaagtactataatcacaataattaacaacttaaaaatagttaaaaccATAGACAATATGGTTGACTCTCCATATTCCATccatgtcacataaattgatgAATTGGGACATACGGAGTAACATATATATGAGCTTGGGCTGGCAACgtagttaaaataataatgatattaattcTCTAACAAGTCTTATACCAATACTCAACTAATAGCTATCATTAATATGGTTATTAAATTGAACAGGCAATTAACCTAATGTCTTAGATCACAAGCagtattttttcaaataaatgcAGTGATTGTGCTATTGTTATATGGTTTTTAAGCTCCAAAAGCCCAAAGAGAGGCAACTAGAGACAGAAACAGAAGAGAGACAAAGCAGGGTGAGCAAAGAATAATGGCTGCCTCAGAACATATCCCTTGTACTTCCAGATGTACATTCCGAAGCTGCATCTTGAACATATCTGTTGGCTGATTTGACATTGGCAAAGACCAGTGAGAAATAAGAGAAATTCAAAGAGGATAGCACTAAGAATAATTAGGACGTTGTTGGTAAGAGCCTATTCCTTGTAAATATGGGAAATGTTCCGAACGCAAATGATTGTGTAATTAGGAAtaggaattatttttttttctttttcatgatTACTAATAAACACAACTtaatcccaacatacttgaggGAATAATCAAGAAATTATATTCCTGAATTCTCTCCTATTTTCACGGAGTCTAAGATATTTTTTCACATGTGAGACAAATATATGCCAAGTACAAAAATTATCGTATTAAATAAGATTGGTGACAGACTAAATAGTTTCCAAAATCCACTTTAGTGGTTAAGAacctagtggtcaatgaagtggttgagaaATACTGAGGTGTCACGTTCAAAACTTAGTGGAGACAAAAAAATACTAAGTGATTCTTCCCTGCTGTCTTAGCCTTGGTGGACAGAGTTACTTGGTACCCATTCTAGTGTAGGTAGCACGTATCTCGTGGAATTAATCGAGGTGTGCGAAAGTTGGCTTGGACACCACGATGATCAAAAGAAGTCTAGATTGACCCAACTCATCTTTACCCAATAAACTTTCAACAGGTTTGAGTCATAATCATCTTTACCCAATAAACTTTCAACAAGTTTGAGTCATAATTTTATCAACTCTCTTCATTTTTACTTGCCTGCATTAGACACCCCTCTAAGGGTATCCCAACCCATAACACCAAATTTTACACTAAAATAGAGTCAACTCCAATCCACTACATTAAATTTCACtaaatagaatatttttttatatttctctctctcaatattatattattattttttattttttatttcataaaaaaaaatattttcacattttcacCCAATATAATTCACATTCTTTTCTAACACAAtcgttttatataaaattatttgatattacaagtgttttaaaataatataattagatAGCAAATGTTACACATTATACATATTAATGGATAATATGaataaaagtgaaatcattgatgaaatacaattaactaaatattaaatgattataaaatttattttgttttctacaTAAATATTCAACATCAAAAAGATTAGTATGTTGCTCTGATAATTGCTCTATTAATGCACTACGAAGTTCAAAATGAGCATCTTTGCCTTTAGTTTTTTGTGCcgagttaaaaataatttaaatcgaTCATTGTTATCTACTGTCATTTCTACCGTTGGAGTTGGACTTTCCCAAGCATCTTGAATTGGTGCATTAAAATGATATTCATCCACAATTATTATGTTATGGAATATAATATACTAAATTTaagatttgaaataaatattataaagagaACCCTAAACCCGCCTACGTGGCACCACAACAAATCAGGATTccctttcaatttattttattttcaaaactagccttcttttatgaataattttgacttttatgaagagttgaaCGTTTTACGAAAAGTTGtgccttttatgaaatgttgtaaCCTTTCgaagggttgtaactttttcaaagagttatAACCTTTCcgaaaagttgtgaattttatgaaaagttatgacttttatgaagagttatgacttttatgaacaattgtgacttttatgaaaggttttgACCTTTACGAAGGGTTGTAACTTTACCAAAGAGTTGTAACCTTTATGGTAAGACACAATAATCATTTGTTCATACTACTCTTTGTTCTCTATAAATAGTGAACTTTCCTCTCCTACCTTTTAAGTTTTACTTAGGTGGTAATTTTTAGTCAATagacctttaaatttttatatttgaacttttatataattttaactttaattttgtcATGATCATTTGTAGGCTGCAAATTTTGTTTGATAGTAACTTATGATTTGAGAATTATGAAAATCATAATTGGAGATTCTTGAATGCAAAACAAGATAAAGAATAAGGACATGCAAAGCGACAAAAATCATTGTACGTGAGGCAAGTCCTGAAGGAATCAAAATTGTTAGCATTCCGAAATCATGTGAGTAATCATATAGTTCTACACTTTCCATTTTTCTTACACTGCGACtacaattaatttgatttgtatGAGCAAGTGTAGTATTTTGTCTTGATTTCTTCACTCCTTATATTGATTTGAACTGATGGTGTATCGAAAACAACCTTCCTATCCTCCAAGATAGGAGTAGGCTCTGTATCCACACTATTCAACTCATACCTCACATGTGAGATTACAATGAAATAATCATTTGTATGtggaatgttttaaattttagtaattCAAAATCTATTTATTAGAAAACAACTATTGTGAATAAGATTAATCTGGACTAGCATATGATGGTTCACGTTTTTTACTTCTAGATTATTTTAGTGGAGCAAACGGAGACAGTGTGTTATTTGTATCACAAATAATGTGTATAAAATCACTCTGCTTTAATCTAATTATTTAGTGTTACATTCATTGCTATAAATTAAGTTGATATAACATATTTTGGTATAGTCATAATTTAAAGGAGAGGGTTGTCTAGTTAGAAGATTGATTGATATCAACGATAAGATGGACAATTACACTGTGTAAATTATATATGTTCAAATCCATCTTAAGATTTATAGTCAAATAAAATTCTTGGTAGTATTTAACAAAAATGTAATCTTGTGGAATGTATACAAGTtcctatttttcaatttttataacaTCATTCGAAAGAAAGCATTTGACCTTGGATTTTTAAGCATTACCCAtgaatcatatttatttaattatctaaaaattGACCTTACATATTTTAGGTCCTTCAGATGTTAAAATAACCTTAGGTATAGGTACCAGGGTCTTTTTGTAGTGTGCTTAAAAATAGTATTGGATAGAGTGTATAACTAATGTTGACATTAGTTACGGTAAGATTTTTATTATCTATTGCTATCTTATTTTCCAAGCCATTGCTCAATCATCCTTTTCCTGATTGATTGGAAGTAGCAAGGAAAGACATCGAAAAACTTTTTTGGTTCAATATGCAACTAAGCAAAGAGAAAGAGTAGTAAAGGAAACACGAGTAGTTTTCTCGTGTCAAAAGGAATCAAGGAAGAAATTCTTTTAAGATAGCAGTTACACTAGCAGAAGTTCATCATGACACATATGTATGACATTATCTTTGTTAAGATTGGTAGTTTGGTATATTAAgggtgattttatttttaaacatcttATCCATAAATTAACGGTCATTATATTGTTGATACCATAGTTTTTccatatatttgataatacttgAGAGGAAATTTAATTTTCTACATATTATTTATGCACCCTATAATATTGCATATGTTGTATACATGTACTAGATTTTCTTATTACATCTTAGCAAATGACTCCCAAGTGTCTTCTAATTTGTGGTCTACTACAGTATTcaagaaatgatttttaagGAGTTGGTAAAACTTAGTTCATTTAGTTTTTCCATAAAGAGAGATATTTTGAGTACATCAAATATTCATTGCCGGATGATGTCGAACTCATGGTTGCCCTAAGCTTAGAAACTATAAATCTGCTATCGATTGATCTAGATTCATTCCTGATAGGCTGATAGTTTTTGCTTTTAATACTATGTGAAAACAAGACACATACTTTCCCTTTATTTAATACATCTCTTTTGTATCGTGATGGTTCTCTTATTAAATAGAAGGGGACCTATAAATTCAGAAAGGTCATAAAATTTTACAACAAATATATTTGATGAACTTATTAGATACGATCATACTGAAATTTCTTTATAAGCATTACAGCATTGAAAAAATACAGTACATTTTGCTTATTACATATTAACataagggagaaaagaaaagaaaaattttccaAACTCCCCTTAAGAGTTTACTGAAGTTCTTTCATATCTTTTAGTATTGTAGCTATTCAACCATATGTTATGCTATTTTATTGTGATCCACCATAAATACTTGAAGTTAAATATGGGAGTTGGTTGAATCGAAAGATTGTGTATGTC harbors:
- the LOC101268441 gene encoding nuclear pore complex protein NUP214 isoform X3, encoding MSASIQLEEEIEGDQIGSKNYRFSRIGTPVPIKSGEDSSFDIENECPPLQPLVVSERFRLLFVAHSNGFCVARTKEVMTSAEEIKEKGTGPSIQELSVVDVAIGKVSILALSGDESLLAACVGNKIHFYPVSALLYKDQTPAFSHSLNDSSIIKDMQWAKKAEKVYVVLATDGKLYSGVGQSPIKQVMDDCDAFGWSPDGEFIAITRKNLVSILSSKFEEKFSILLSFKSLLDDLNAKYVIKVDVVRWIRPDCIIIGCLQVNDDNEEEESYAVQVITSENGRITNPLAKPVVRSFRDVFLDFRYDAVPSCSGPHLFSSYLDQHQLAFVANRKNLDQHILLFGWSVGDTKNEAAIIEILNDNWSPKIEAHDIGDDILILGLAIDKVSQNGEIKLLLGEEEKEVSPCCLLLCLTNDGRLSIFHFASATAASVSPQSTDFEEKNNSYKVASSQDLVVESSSARKQINQVDSALQPHEIDRGHKVLATSAQSSVAEKFSSEEAIKTTNQNQGANLMLSASKTFVSVDAGGVNNFRTQETEKVARVKPGSVSFSGSSVGFSTASSQSSKLHISSKSDETLASTPFSGVPRRNFGSPDKNSSSTNEKAGTSVSISSYKQKAMMGAGSIGSSPAFPGSMLQSQKGFLSEPSKLHFTRETSEGTPLKQFHDVEEMARKLDDLLKGIEGEGGFRDASIRAQSSSVLALEEGIESVSEKCRIWRAVMDKQLGEVQLLLDKTVQVLARKVYMEEIFKQATDERYWNLWNRQKLCSELELKRQHVNEVNKSLTSQLIELERHFNTLELNKFGDTDRIQTNKRGFQSRPGQPSYLHFRNFQSLHNLRNTMTTQLVVAEQLSESLSKLMTDLSIDSPAKGQNIRKELFETIGLPYDGASHKSPAREKAENTPFNKELSVFLAVKERSRRKKPSPVKSLEPETARRRRDSLDRNWASFETPKTTVKRIVLQEDRPKETSNKSSLSLDKKHHQSRMRERSATAQSNIFSASSISPEQVRSQDVLPRHAAETPPMISPVSSLQHESQLTGVTSQYGLVDTHNLATTRSGRSTIPLKDIVQTGGPGAIQQSGNRMQQPNSSGPPAQTLAPIKFTIDTSNADGKPGITKPKFTIDTSNADGKPGITKPNFTIDTSNADGKPGITKPVRDWKNAPVTSGSAQFESNSNLNYSLPTAAAAANSAFTLSAKFIHSEVVNKSQGSEISLSAQESTHSSSSHVKIMPSASLSSSQEPMLSPISSPWTSFESVSKASIGSNQKISQSSVASLTQSSSLQSTQKLDTLPITPSSDSTRSESPTILSRPLVAILDKKADTNSDKPASLANLSTKIDTPQDPASQPVVLFSVPKSQAGPLVQSNEQSPSLKSASQVHPRAESSQVSNVGLIPIPGQPFSGSSIPPSVKSGCSDVVTHEDDMEEEAPENNQMKENALGNLAGFGIGSAATPVSTKPNPFGVMSPNKASSPANSLFTSTASSSELFRPASFSFQPIQPPQPSAPANFGAFPGSFSLTSTSQAPAVSGFGQPAQVGQGQHALGSVLGTFGQSRQLGAGIPGTGVGSASSFGGGFMSNSSAGGFGGGFSNLSSGGVGFGASAAPSGGFAAAATGAGGFAAAATSAGGFGAAAAAGGGFAAPTGGGSGFSGGGFGAFSSQQSGGSGFPAFGGSSATARPPSQLFTQMRK